The Fundidesulfovibrio magnetotacticus genome includes the window GCGGGCCATGCCTCCGGAGAGGTCGCGCACGTCGGCGTCGGCCTTGGCCTCCAGGGCGAAGAAGGCGAGCAGCTCGTCGGCGCGGCGCTTGGCCTCGCGGCCGGGCACGGCGAAGTAGCCTGCGAACACCAGCAGGTTCTGGCGCACGGTGAGGTCCGGGTCCAGGGCGTTGTCCTGCTGGCAGACGCCCAGGCGGGCGCGGACGGCGCGCCAGTGCCGGGCCACGTCCTGGCCGAAGACTCGCAGCTCGCCACCGGTGCGGGGCGAGAAGCCGTAGATCATGCGGATGGTGGAGGTCTTGCCCGCGCCGTTGGGGCCTAGCAGGCCGAAGATGCGGCCTTTTTCCACGCGCAGGTCCAGGCCGTCCACGGCCTTGAACCCGGCGAAGTGTTTGCGCAGGCCCACGGCCTCGACGACAGCGTTCATGAAGGGGCTTCTACAGGATCAAGGGGCGTCGCGCCAGACCCCGGCGGCCCGCTCAGGGGGCGGGCGACACGTCGAACTCGCCGGTGACGGGGGTGCGCCGCACCACCAGGTCCCACTCGCCGTTGCTCCCCATGCGCGGGGCCGCCGCGGCCAGGAGGGCGCGGAACACGGCCTCGCGCTGGTCCACATGGGCGTGGGCCGAGGCGGTGACGCGCCAGAGCTGGCGTGCGGGGCGTCCGGCGCGTTCGGCCAGGGCGTCCATGGCGCGCAGGTCCAGCACGAAGAGATGCTCCAGGGCCGCGCCCTGGTGGGGCGTTTCCTCGGCCACCAGCCCGAAGCGCAGGGAGACGATCACGTCGCACTGCTCGGGCGAGGCGGCGCGGGTGAGGCCGTGGGCCTCCAGGGCCTTGGCCAGGGCCACGCGCTGGCGGTGGTTCTCGTGGGCGGCGGGGTCGGCGTCGACGTGGCCGTGGCGCAGGAAGAAGTGGGCCGGTTCCAGCGCATCGGGGCCTGCCGAGGCTTCCACCCGGGCGCGGGTGGCCGGGGCGGCGCAGGCGGCCAGCAGGGGCAGGACGGCCAGCAGGGCCAGGGCGCGCAGACGGGGAGCGGCGACGATCATCTTCTTCTAAAACCAGAGGGCGGCGGGCGCGTCAAGGCCCGGGCGCGAGGCGATGCGGATTGTTGTCAGTGGGGGCGCAACATGGTATAAATCTTATAGAGAGTCATACTTTTACGGTATGGTTTGAAGATGTCTTCGGCTTGTTAAGCGGAGCATAGGGCGGGGAGCATCCATTGCTGAAAGACATCCTCACGGAGAATCCCGGAGTCGCCTTGCAGTATCTGAAGGTGTCCGAGGGCGGCGTCTACCTGAAGCCGACGCTGGTGCAGACTGTGCTGGGCTCGTGCCTCGGGGCGGCCTTCCATCTGCCCGGCAAGGGGATCGGGGCCTTCTTCCACGCCTTCCTGCCGCGCCGGGACGATTACGGCTACCAGGATAAAGGCCCCGTCTACAAGTTCGTGGACACGGCCATCGAGCACGTGATCGGTGAATTCATGCGCATGGGCGTGAACCCCAGGGCGTTGCGGGTGACGCTGCTTGGCGGCTCCAACGGGCTCGTTGACGAGCGGGGCGGCGTGGGGCTCAAGAACGTGGAGGCCGCCTACGAGGCCCTGTCCCGCCATCGCATGACCCCCTACCAGGTGGACACGGGCGGCGGGAAGGGGCGTCGCGTGTTCTTCCTCACGTCCACGGGCGAGGTGGAAGTGGGTCTGTTGTCGGGGGCCGGGAGATTGGGCGGGCCGGTGCTCAAGCCGAAGGCGGCCGCGTTGTGGGCAGCGGCGAGGGCTTCAACCGGCAGATGAGGCGTCGGTGGCCCTGGCGTCTTCCAGAACACCCTGGGCGAAGCTCTTGCGGTTGGCGTAGGTCATGGCGTCCACGAAGCGGGCGGCGGCCTCCAGGTCGGGCGTGGCGTGCACGTGGACCTGGCGTCCGGAGAGGTGCTCGTTGTTCACGTAGTTGAGCACGTAGTAAATCAGATAGCGCGAACTGGTGCGGAAGATGGCGATGGTCAGCAGGTGGGTCTTGTTCTGGGCCTCGGGTTCCAGGCAGTCGCCCTCGGCGTGGTAGA containing:
- a CDS encoding chemotaxis protein CheD, which produces MLKDILTENPGVALQYLKVSEGGVYLKPTLVQTVLGSCLGAAFHLPGKGIGAFFHAFLPRRDDYGYQDKGPVYKFVDTAIEHVIGEFMRMGVNPRALRVTLLGGSNGLVDERGGVGLKNVEAAYEALSRHRMTPYQVDTGGGKGRRVFFLTSTGEVEVGLLSGAGRLGGPVLKPKAAALWAAARASTGR